A single genomic interval of Spirosoma linguale DSM 74 harbors:
- a CDS encoding hypothetical protein (KEGG: sun:SUN_1515 hypothetical protein) — MVRFSPELTFLLMACTVSPSPEKQEQLTDFLSQQPINWHRVYTLAVRHRLTPFLYRSLYQIPAIPESFIRTLQQECRISATDNLLKLHHYHQLAALLTENDIDHLPLKGVHLAEQYYPDSSLRISGDIDILVRREDAFRTIRLLQANEYQLNNQQRLHWQQGEAVILDDLTEVSLYKPFFNNSHFDIDLHWKILCFNRHYAHFDLGYVRAQPDVAAEREIVFLVIHHGINNVWQQLYYINDLYFSLHEQDINWPFLLEELRRYGIEQVFLAGLYWCVHIWALPLPPTVEPLVNSAQLRPLAEKYAKTWEADQPSELSELIVKQATLLLNAQTRISRRLTVCRTFLSSRIFKYSIFRLGNRFVYAPKELGVLTLFVRAGQSLTRFLPTRR, encoded by the coding sequence ATGGTTCGTTTTTCGCCCGAGCTTACGTTTCTGCTGATGGCCTGCACCGTTTCGCCATCACCGGAGAAACAGGAGCAGCTAACTGATTTTTTAAGTCAGCAGCCCATAAACTGGCATCGCGTGTATACTCTGGCCGTTCGGCATCGGCTCACGCCTTTTTTGTACCGTTCGCTCTACCAGATACCGGCCATTCCGGAGTCGTTCATCCGCACGCTTCAGCAGGAATGCCGGATATCAGCCACGGACAATCTGCTGAAACTGCACCACTATCACCAGTTGGCGGCCCTCCTGACCGAAAACGACATCGACCATCTGCCCCTCAAGGGGGTACACCTGGCCGAACAGTACTACCCGGACAGCAGCCTGCGCATCAGTGGCGATATCGACATACTGGTTCGTCGGGAAGATGCCTTCAGGACCATTCGACTGCTTCAGGCAAACGAGTATCAGCTAAACAACCAGCAACGGCTCCACTGGCAACAGGGTGAAGCGGTAATTCTGGACGATCTGACGGAGGTTAGTTTGTACAAGCCATTCTTTAACAACAGCCATTTCGATATTGACCTGCACTGGAAAATCCTGTGCTTCAACCGGCATTATGCCCACTTCGACCTGGGCTACGTACGTGCCCAACCCGACGTTGCTGCCGAGCGGGAGATTGTCTTTCTGGTCATTCATCACGGCATCAATAATGTCTGGCAGCAGCTTTATTACATCAACGATCTGTACTTTTCACTCCACGAGCAAGACATCAACTGGCCTTTTCTGCTTGAGGAACTGCGTCGATACGGGATTGAGCAGGTCTTTCTGGCAGGTCTGTACTGGTGCGTACACATTTGGGCATTACCCCTTCCACCAACCGTTGAGCCGCTGGTAAACTCCGCCCAGCTTCGCCCGTTAGCCGAAAAGTACGCTAAAACCTGGGAGGCCGATCAACCCAGCGAGCTTAGTGAGTTAATTGTGAAGCAGGCAACCCTGCTCCTAAACGCTCAGACGCGAATAAGCCGCCGACTGACGGTTTGCCGTACATTTCTCAGTAGCCGCATTTTTAAATACAGCATTTTCAGGCTGGGCAATCGGTTCGTTTACGCGCCCAAAGAGCTGGGAGTGCTAACCCTGTTTGTTCGCGCGGGCCAGTCGCTGACCCGCTTTCTGCCAACGCGTCGCTAG
- a CDS encoding conserved hypothetical protein (KEGG: pin:Ping_2660 hypothetical protein) encodes MAITLTTRIELVPNQSSSVIGNETILLDYKAGNYYELNDVGGFIWALLQEKKTMLVQDIQDELLAEFDVEPSVCQAELLSFLDNLSHEKLIETQVQAS; translated from the coding sequence ATGGCTATTACGCTTACCACACGCATCGAATTAGTCCCGAATCAATCGTCATCGGTTATTGGCAACGAAACCATTCTTCTCGATTATAAAGCCGGTAACTATTACGAACTGAATGACGTTGGCGGGTTTATCTGGGCACTGTTGCAGGAAAAAAAGACCATGCTGGTTCAGGATATCCAGGATGAACTTCTGGCAGAATTTGACGTAGAACCGTCTGTTTGTCAGGCCGAATTGCTCTCATTTTTAGATAACCTATCCCATGAGAAGCTTATCGAAACTCAGGTCCAGGCTAGCTAA
- a CDS encoding hypothetical protein (KEGG: hypothetical protein) — MKKNLYALCTCITLLLCRSSFAQCPTKYYTLASTSVNTVGDGTNNLSNPDRLVDGNLNTSLDISSNVPLASQSAVFSITLTINETIPPSTYLYLKADNLTGVTIEAYNGATTIPGSDITIATKNVYGFSFFEILATQQVTGFKVTYSNNQLSQTRKFYEFYAGTPCSSPLPVSLTSFTAKPVNGKVVQLDWATSLERDNDYFVVERSKDLTQFETVARVKAKEGTQGHTYSFVDEQPYFGTSYYRLKQTDLNGTSSSLQTASVVFRSDSYGIFPNPVTDNKFVLRLDEPQTAEVSLYSTDGRLMPTQKTGTDEGLLMLKATRKLTTGVYLITVKERAQTRTHRVVVE, encoded by the coding sequence ATGAAAAAAAATCTATATGCATTATGCACCTGCATAACACTTCTTCTATGTCGGAGTAGTTTTGCCCAGTGCCCCACGAAATATTACACCCTTGCCAGTACATCGGTAAATACTGTGGGGGATGGCACCAACAACCTGAGTAATCCGGACCGACTGGTGGATGGTAATCTAAATACATCGCTGGATATTTCATCCAATGTTCCCCTAGCCAGCCAGTCCGCCGTTTTTAGCATTACCTTAACGATCAACGAGACCATTCCGCCAAGCACCTACCTCTACCTGAAGGCCGATAACCTGACCGGTGTTACGATAGAAGCTTACAACGGCGCAACGACTATTCCGGGAAGTGATATCACCATCGCGACAAAAAACGTGTATGGCTTCAGCTTTTTCGAGATCCTGGCAACCCAGCAGGTAACGGGTTTTAAAGTAACCTATTCCAACAACCAGCTCTCACAAACCCGCAAGTTCTACGAATTTTATGCCGGTACGCCATGCAGCTCTCCCTTGCCGGTGAGTTTGACATCGTTTACCGCAAAACCGGTCAATGGCAAAGTAGTGCAGCTCGACTGGGCTACTTCGCTGGAGCGTGACAACGATTATTTTGTTGTTGAACGCAGCAAAGACCTAACGCAGTTTGAGACCGTTGCGCGGGTAAAAGCTAAGGAAGGCACGCAGGGACACACCTATAGCTTTGTTGATGAACAGCCTTATTTCGGCACCAGTTATTACCGCCTGAAGCAAACGGACCTGAATGGTACAAGTTCTTCCCTTCAAACGGCATCGGTAGTATTTCGCAGCGATTCCTACGGTATATTCCCCAATCCCGTTACCGATAATAAGTTTGTGTTACGTCTGGATGAGCCTCAAACAGCCGAGGTGTCTTTGTACAGTACGGATGGCCGGTTGATGCCCACCCAGAAAACTGGAACCGACGAAGGTCTTCTCATGCTCAAGGCAACCCGCAAACTCACAACCGGTGTTTACCTGATTACGGTGAAAGAACGTGCTCAAACCCGCACTCATCGTGTTGTTGTTGAATAA
- a CDS encoding hypothetical protein (KEGG: GA26587 gene product from transcript GA26587- RA), which produces MDKLQKFELMNKIVRELEDLQNSQTALIAKIGKIEVDNMNGLNDSYLEQNLGTMHGKISENVDSINEIFAHFETQRDEYAEKNGAAIAAIEAAAAQEAIK; this is translated from the coding sequence ATGGATAAGTTACAGAAGTTTGAGCTGATGAATAAAATTGTTCGTGAACTCGAAGATTTACAGAATAGCCAGACCGCTTTAATCGCCAAGATTGGCAAGATTGAAGTCGATAATATGAATGGCCTGAACGACTCCTATCTGGAGCAGAATTTAGGAACCATGCACGGGAAAATTTCGGAAAACGTTGATTCGATTAACGAAATTTTTGCCCACTTCGAAACGCAGCGCGACGAATACGCCGAGAAGAATGGAGCCGCTATTGCCGCCATCGAAGCAGCCGCAGCGCAGGAGGCAATTAAATAA
- a CDS encoding sulfatase (PFAM: sulfatase~KEGG: pat:Patl_0881 sulfatase) produces the protein MRNGRNPGRVKHWLAVGLVFVLFSSIAAPKPSPNIIIFLVDDMGWQDTSVPFWKQLTDLNRRYHTPNMERLAKEGMKFTNAYATPLCTPTRVSLMTGLNAAHHRVTNWTSPNKNTSTDYPDTLLNPVDWNINGLSPVAGVERTVQATPLPVLLRQQNYYTIHAGKAHFGPAGTPGSNPENLGFMVNIAGSEIGHPASYLGQENYDHPANGKPNRNAVPGLDAWHGQDVFLTDALTREALKALTVPVQKKQPFFLHLSHYAVHTPIMADKRFVDRYLKAGLDTTEARYASLVEGMDKSLGDVLAFLDERKLTGNTVIIFMSDNGGLSMSPLRGGQAHTHNLPLRVGKGSVYEGGIREPMLVRWPGVVKAGSLTEQPVIIEDFFPTILAIAGGPKPALHQPVDGRSFVPLLKNPVLRDSSRVFVWHHPNRWVAAEAPLVSWASALRQGDWKLVYDHRTSVLELYNLRNDIGEQQNLAGQYPGKLHDLATLLTRQLKRWGAQMPTFKRTGRPVPWPEDALTPPKP, from the coding sequence ATGAGGAATGGACGTAATCCGGGCCGTGTAAAACACTGGCTCGCTGTTGGATTGGTTTTTGTTTTGTTCAGTAGTATTGCCGCGCCCAAGCCGTCCCCTAACATTATTATTTTTCTGGTCGACGATATGGGCTGGCAGGATACGTCCGTGCCCTTCTGGAAGCAGCTTACGGATCTGAACCGGCGGTATCATACGCCAAACATGGAACGACTGGCCAAAGAGGGGATGAAGTTTACTAATGCCTATGCCACGCCCTTGTGTACGCCCACGCGGGTGAGCCTGATGACCGGCCTGAACGCGGCCCATCACCGTGTAACAAACTGGACGTCTCCCAACAAAAATACCAGTACCGATTATCCCGACACGCTGTTGAATCCGGTAGACTGGAATATCAACGGATTGAGCCCGGTGGCGGGTGTGGAACGAACCGTTCAGGCAACGCCCCTGCCTGTGTTGCTCCGTCAGCAGAACTATTATACGATTCATGCCGGGAAAGCGCATTTCGGCCCGGCCGGCACCCCCGGCTCTAATCCTGAAAATCTAGGGTTTATGGTCAATATTGCCGGGAGTGAAATAGGCCATCCCGCCAGTTATTTAGGGCAGGAAAACTACGATCATCCCGCCAATGGAAAGCCGAATCGAAATGCGGTGCCCGGTTTGGATGCCTGGCATGGCCAGGATGTATTTCTGACCGATGCCCTCACTCGCGAAGCCCTGAAAGCACTCACTGTACCGGTGCAGAAGAAACAGCCTTTTTTCCTGCACTTAAGCCACTATGCCGTACACACGCCCATCATGGCCGACAAACGCTTTGTGGACCGTTACCTGAAAGCGGGACTGGACACCACCGAAGCCCGGTATGCATCGCTGGTTGAAGGGATGGACAAGAGCCTGGGCGATGTGCTGGCTTTCCTCGATGAGCGGAAACTGACCGGTAATACGGTTATTATCTTCATGTCGGACAACGGTGGGCTGAGCATGAGCCCGCTGCGGGGCGGACAGGCCCACACGCACAATTTGCCCTTACGGGTGGGCAAGGGGTCGGTCTACGAAGGCGGTATACGGGAGCCGATGCTGGTGCGCTGGCCCGGTGTTGTGAAAGCGGGCAGCCTGACAGAACAGCCCGTGATAATCGAGGATTTTTTTCCTACGATTCTGGCCATTGCCGGTGGCCCAAAGCCTGCGCTTCACCAGCCAGTCGATGGCCGTTCGTTTGTGCCTCTGTTGAAAAATCCGGTATTACGCGATTCGTCGCGGGTGTTTGTGTGGCACCACCCAAACCGCTGGGTTGCTGCCGAAGCCCCCCTTGTGTCGTGGGCCAGTGCCCTGCGGCAGGGCGACTGGAAGCTCGTTTACGACCACCGAACCAGCGTTCTTGAGTTGTACAATCTGCGGAACGATATTGGCGAGCAACAAAATCTGGCCGGTCAATATCCTGGAAAGCTACACGATCTGGCTACACTGCTGACGCGTCAGTTAAAACGTTGGGGCGCACAGATGCCCACCTTCAAGCGAACCGGTCGGCCTGTACCGTGGCCGGAGGATGCCCTGACACCGCCCAAACCGTAA
- a CDS encoding hypothetical protein (KEGG: mlo:mll5257 hypothetical protein), with protein sequence MQVFAVLITYKGLLVVLPFRTFLSPQNPANTGDALSETELRRVIWAIQTLSTRLPLGFTCLVQALSAKWLLKSHPAIRIYIGVQKTERQAFAAHAWIVYKDKTILGEQANQVFKPILNWN encoded by the coding sequence ATGCAGGTTTTCGCCGTGCTGATTACCTACAAAGGGCTACTTGTCGTTCTTCCCTTCCGCACGTTCCTGAGCCCTCAAAACCCGGCCAACACCGGCGATGCCCTTTCTGAAACCGAACTTCGCCGGGTCATCTGGGCCATTCAGACACTCAGCACCCGGTTGCCACTGGGGTTCACCTGCCTGGTTCAGGCCCTTAGCGCCAAATGGCTGCTGAAAAGCCATCCCGCCATCCGCATTTATATCGGGGTTCAGAAGACGGAGCGTCAGGCGTTTGCTGCCCATGCCTGGATCGTTTATAAGGACAAGACGATTCTGGGCGAACAGGCCAATCAGGTGTTCAAACCCATTTTAAACTGGAATTAA
- a CDS encoding conserved hypothetical protein (KEGG: scl:sce6304 hypothetical protein) encodes MTFFSSLKTRLQVIGIAEGVSYLLLLFIAVPLKRLGGYPEAVQILGPIHGLLFILYVLVVIQGKIEYGWSMSKLAMALVASILPGGTFYADYTFFRHLPKNPDQ; translated from the coding sequence ATGACTTTTTTCAGTTCTCTCAAAACCCGACTACAGGTTATCGGTATTGCCGAAGGGGTATCTTATTTACTTCTGCTGTTCATTGCCGTCCCGCTGAAACGGCTGGGTGGTTATCCGGAAGCTGTGCAGATACTCGGCCCAATCCACGGATTACTTTTTATTTTATACGTACTGGTGGTCATCCAGGGGAAGATCGAATACGGCTGGTCGATGAGCAAACTGGCTATGGCACTGGTGGCATCCATTCTGCCGGGCGGCACGTTCTACGCCGATTATACCTTCTTCCGGCACTTACCGAAAAATCCGGATCAGTGA
- a CDS encoding phosphoglycerate mutase 1 family (TIGRFAM: phosphoglycerate mutase 1 family~PFAM: Phosphoglycerate mutase~KEGG: bja:blr0686 phosphoglyceromutase) produces MSLFVIVRHGQSQWNAENRFTGATNTPLTDLGRHEAREAGKLLKAKQPPDFAIGFTSVLQRAIDTMDIILDEIGQANLPIERNQALNERMYGDLQGMNKHEAEERFGADQVFRWRRGYADKPPHGESLADTRARVMPYFNQSILPHLQAGQPVLVVAHGNSLRALLMDLENISPEDIEKVELATGIPRQYDYDPKTGTFHLLPV; encoded by the coding sequence ATGTCTCTTTTCGTTATTGTCAGGCATGGCCAGTCCCAATGGAATGCCGAAAACCGTTTTACCGGCGCAACCAATACGCCCTTAACCGATCTTGGCCGACACGAAGCCCGCGAGGCCGGTAAGCTGCTAAAGGCAAAACAACCACCCGACTTTGCCATTGGTTTTACCTCGGTTCTACAACGGGCTATCGACACAATGGACATTATTCTGGATGAGATAGGCCAGGCGAATTTGCCCATTGAACGAAATCAAGCCCTTAACGAGCGCATGTACGGCGATTTGCAGGGCATGAATAAACACGAAGCAGAAGAACGCTTCGGGGCCGATCAGGTCTTTCGGTGGCGACGTGGCTATGCCGACAAACCGCCCCACGGTGAGAGTTTAGCCGACACCCGGGCACGGGTGATGCCGTATTTCAACCAATCGATTCTGCCTCATCTACAGGCTGGCCAACCGGTGCTGGTAGTTGCGCATGGCAATAGCCTCCGGGCTTTGCTGATGGACCTGGAAAACATTAGCCCCGAAGACATTGAGAAGGTTGAACTGGCAACCGGCATTCCCCGCCAGTACGATTATGACCCCAAAACGGGTACGTTTCACCTGCTGCCAGTCTAA
- a CDS encoding Asparagine synthase (glutamine-hydrolyzing) (PFAM: asparagine synthase~KEGG: mlo:mll5256 asparagine synthetase), with translation MGGIAGIIRFDGQNVLDTDRSRVIELLKHRGNPTSRVVSGGVLLAFGGRLERAGFADATVDMDQYAGRKNGSFLDTYSRSGCRSLNELTADFSLALWDQARQTLVCARDCMGIKPLYYVHQPGQFVAFASEIKALLALREVIVRPNEHKFREYLTWSTEYIPYSAETFYDGIFSVLPGHYAAMNAQGVEVLPYWQIDCNRYADLTSPGDYPAFFKTCFTESVDRRMSGKKLVGAHLSGGLDSSSVSCVAQALLQQQQRPALHTFNIDTEQPSADEQAFVQAVVDQWHPSHHTVHPISNVLDSVLKINRLFDRPEHFIIPSSFHLSVSQATQQIGCDSLLTGHDGDSVATTGFDFLEQLVDAADWANLKTACQQITGLPGRNLVHIHANWTSLSDQSKFDQYALSVIGSNLKKRFREQPIADFLTMFRAQKATLGLSSSAFIRYLSKRLLNRLTATVPLATPLSDAFSQRVPVRAQQTTAGLTAGWTAGQQMPLNQVLNTTNVICNEQMNHIGEYYGHSYSFPFFDKHVIELCLATPLAVHFDRGRGRGLIRNGLGSVLPPAVTSRLTKANFVEYGTLSAQQLYQATRELFSSANHAIWTVVDRHKFDQLVKTVFDLQLPVSRKTRFNWMLCRVIYLALWLDTLPKTS, from the coding sequence ATGGGGGGGATTGCGGGCATAATCCGATTTGATGGACAAAACGTACTCGATACGGACCGAAGCCGGGTAATTGAGTTGCTTAAACATCGGGGTAACCCGACCAGCCGGGTAGTCAGTGGGGGAGTACTGCTGGCATTCGGCGGCAGGCTGGAAAGAGCCGGTTTTGCCGACGCCACCGTCGATATGGACCAGTACGCCGGGAGAAAAAACGGCTCTTTCTTGGATACGTATAGCCGTAGCGGTTGCCGGTCGCTGAACGAGCTAACGGCGGATTTCTCCCTGGCTCTCTGGGACCAGGCCCGGCAAACGCTCGTCTGCGCCCGCGATTGCATGGGCATAAAACCGTTGTATTATGTGCATCAGCCCGGCCAATTTGTGGCTTTTGCGTCCGAAATAAAAGCACTACTGGCGCTACGGGAGGTGATAGTTCGCCCCAACGAGCATAAATTTCGGGAGTATCTAACTTGGTCTACTGAATATATCCCCTACAGCGCCGAAACATTTTATGACGGTATTTTCAGCGTGCTGCCGGGTCATTATGCCGCGATGAATGCCCAGGGCGTCGAGGTGCTTCCCTACTGGCAAATCGACTGTAACCGGTACGCCGATTTAACCAGCCCCGGCGATTACCCGGCCTTCTTCAAGACCTGCTTTACGGAGTCCGTCGACCGCCGGATGTCCGGTAAAAAACTCGTTGGGGCGCATTTGAGCGGAGGACTCGATTCGTCTTCGGTGAGTTGTGTGGCGCAGGCCTTGTTACAGCAGCAGCAACGCCCGGCCCTGCATACGTTCAACATCGACACCGAACAACCCTCGGCCGATGAGCAGGCATTTGTGCAGGCCGTTGTCGATCAATGGCACCCCAGCCACCATACCGTTCACCCGATCAGCAATGTGCTCGACTCGGTGCTGAAAATTAACCGCCTGTTCGACCGGCCGGAGCATTTTATTATCCCGTCCAGCTTTCACCTGAGCGTGTCGCAGGCTACGCAGCAGATCGGTTGCGATAGCCTGCTGACCGGTCATGACGGCGATAGCGTCGCAACCACGGGTTTCGACTTTCTGGAGCAGCTTGTTGATGCCGCCGATTGGGCGAATCTAAAAACGGCCTGTCAGCAGATTACGGGCTTGCCGGGCCGCAATCTGGTTCATATTCATGCAAACTGGACGAGCTTATCCGACCAGTCGAAGTTTGACCAATACGCGCTGAGCGTTATTGGGAGCAACCTGAAAAAACGATTTCGGGAGCAGCCGATTGCCGACTTTCTGACCATGTTTCGGGCGCAGAAGGCCACGCTTGGGCTGTCGTCATCGGCTTTTATACGCTACCTGTCGAAGCGGCTGTTAAACCGGTTGACCGCAACGGTTCCCCTCGCTACCCCGCTGAGCGATGCCTTCAGCCAGCGGGTGCCGGTACGGGCGCAGCAGACAACGGCGGGGTTGACGGCCGGTTGGACAGCGGGCCAGCAGATGCCGCTCAATCAGGTTCTCAACACAACCAACGTCATTTGTAATGAGCAAATGAATCACATCGGCGAATACTACGGGCATAGTTATTCGTTTCCTTTCTTCGACAAACACGTTATTGAGCTATGCCTGGCGACCCCGCTCGCGGTTCATTTCGACCGGGGCCGGGGGAGGGGGCTCATTCGGAATGGGTTAGGGTCTGTGTTGCCACCGGCCGTTACCAGCCGACTCACCAAAGCCAATTTTGTGGAGTATGGTACGCTCTCCGCCCAGCAGCTCTATCAGGCCACCCGTGAGCTGTTTTCTTCGGCTAACCATGCCATCTGGACGGTAGTTGATCGGCATAAATTCGATCAGCTTGTCAAAACGGTGTTCGACCTGCAGTTGCCTGTAAGCCGAAAAACCCGCTTCAACTGGATGCTTTGCCGGGTTATTTACCTGGCCCTCTGGCTCGATACCCTGCCCAAAACATCCTGA
- a CDS encoding Peptidase M1 membrane alanine aminopeptidase (PFAM: Peptidase M1 membrane alanine aminopeptidase~KEGG: scl:sce2331 membrane alanyl aminopeptidase), whose protein sequence is MVWNFPKITRYGTTLVTLFTLVLSSTGQALPTPSAMLEPGVSQTLARARKQAISQLAYALKFDIPAQKNQPILSTETITFDWAASRWTKDASARQLPLDFKEERTHLQTVSVNGTRVPVVFESEHLLISTALLKPKNNVISIGFTAGNLSLNRNDDYLYTLLVPDRTRTVFPCFDQPDLKATFQVSLTVPANWEAMTNSPLERSTLTGDRKTVRFQTSNLIPTYLFSFVAGKFTAVTRTLKGRSMTLLHRETDSTKLRLSTDLLFSLHADALTFLEDYTQIKYPFQKFDFVAVPDFQYGGMEHVGAIDYRSSALFLDNGATRDQRLSRAHVIAHETAHMWFGDLVTMRWFDDVWLKEVFANFIADKIMEVSTPDANYDLQFVVDHYPAAYGVDRTEGANPIGQPLSNLQEAGSLYGGIIYHKAPIMMRQLEQLMGKDALRDGLREYLKKYSSGNASWHDLITILDTHTPADLQAWNRVWVTETGRPKFTYRLDQQNGTIRRLTVTQKGEDGTNRLWPQRFTIALVYADHVEEIPVDMTRSEVTLASAVGKAAPLFMVFNSSGQGYGLFPVDEAMTSQLATLKNPVTRAAAYINLYENMLAGQAVTPIQLAATYQKLLSNEPEELNLRLLTSQLSDIVWTLIRPDKRSALAALVEQDAWRAMEAEKAPGKKKLLFRLYQSIALSPEARNQLYNIWNEQKAPAGVTLTEDDYTALALALAVRDYPAEGILTRQLARIKNPDRQNRLKFMMPALSSDVAERDAFFGSLASETNREHEAWVTSALGYLHHPLRAETSAKYLPKSLDLLEEIQRTGDIFFPESWLRSTFSNYQTPETAQLVRTFLADRPTYNARLRAKLLQAADGPFRASKLVF, encoded by the coding sequence ATGGTCTGGAACTTTCCAAAAATTACTCGTTACGGCACCACGCTGGTTACTTTATTCACGCTTGTCCTGTCATCGACCGGCCAGGCTTTACCCACGCCATCTGCCATGCTCGAACCGGGCGTATCACAAACCCTAGCCAGGGCCAGAAAGCAGGCAATCAGCCAACTGGCGTATGCACTAAAGTTCGATATTCCGGCGCAGAAAAACCAGCCAATTTTATCCACTGAGACAATTACATTTGACTGGGCCGCGTCCCGCTGGACCAAAGACGCGTCGGCTCGTCAGCTTCCGCTCGACTTCAAGGAAGAACGAACTCATTTGCAGACGGTTTCGGTCAACGGCACCCGAGTTCCGGTTGTCTTTGAGAGCGAACATCTGTTGATTTCTACTGCTCTGCTGAAGCCCAAAAACAATGTAATTTCCATTGGGTTTACCGCCGGTAATTTATCCCTTAACCGCAACGATGATTACCTGTATACCCTGCTCGTTCCCGACCGCACCCGAACGGTTTTTCCCTGCTTCGACCAACCCGATTTAAAGGCTACTTTTCAGGTGTCGCTGACCGTTCCGGCCAATTGGGAAGCCATGACCAACTCGCCCCTGGAGCGTTCCACCTTGACGGGTGATCGCAAGACCGTTCGTTTCCAAACATCGAACCTCATCCCTACCTATCTGTTCTCGTTTGTAGCCGGAAAGTTTACCGCCGTTACGCGCACCCTGAAGGGCCGTTCAATGACGCTGCTCCACCGCGAAACCGACTCGACCAAGCTGCGGCTCAGTACCGATCTCCTCTTTTCACTTCATGCCGATGCGTTGACGTTTCTGGAAGATTATACCCAAATCAAATACCCGTTTCAAAAGTTTGACTTTGTGGCCGTGCCCGACTTTCAGTACGGTGGCATGGAGCACGTGGGTGCTATCGACTACCGCTCGTCGGCTTTGTTTCTGGATAATGGGGCCACCCGCGACCAGCGCCTGTCGCGCGCTCATGTAATTGCTCACGAAACCGCGCACATGTGGTTTGGCGATCTGGTAACCATGCGCTGGTTCGACGATGTGTGGCTAAAAGAGGTCTTCGCCAACTTCATTGCCGATAAAATTATGGAGGTCTCCACCCCCGATGCCAATTATGACCTCCAGTTTGTGGTCGATCATTACCCGGCCGCTTACGGGGTCGACCGTACGGAAGGAGCCAACCCCATTGGCCAGCCATTGAGCAATTTGCAGGAGGCCGGGTCGCTTTACGGGGGTATTATCTACCACAAAGCCCCGATTATGATGCGGCAACTGGAGCAGCTAATGGGTAAAGATGCCCTGCGTGATGGCCTTCGGGAATACCTAAAAAAATACTCTTCCGGCAATGCCAGCTGGCACGACCTGATTACCATTCTGGACACGCACACCCCGGCCGATCTGCAAGCCTGGAACCGCGTTTGGGTAACCGAAACGGGCCGTCCGAAATTCACATACCGGCTCGATCAGCAAAACGGCACCATCCGTCGCCTGACTGTTACGCAAAAGGGCGAAGATGGAACGAATCGCCTGTGGCCCCAGCGTTTTACGATCGCGCTGGTATATGCCGACCACGTTGAGGAAATTCCTGTCGACATGACCCGGTCTGAGGTTACGCTGGCATCCGCCGTTGGAAAAGCCGCACCCCTGTTTATGGTCTTCAACTCATCGGGGCAGGGATACGGACTGTTTCCGGTTGATGAAGCCATGACTTCGCAACTGGCAACTCTCAAAAACCCGGTTACACGGGCCGCAGCCTACATCAATCTGTACGAAAACATGCTGGCGGGCCAGGCCGTAACGCCGATACAACTGGCCGCCACCTACCAGAAGTTACTCAGCAACGAGCCTGAGGAGCTGAACCTCCGGTTACTGACGAGTCAACTATCAGATATTGTCTGGACGTTGATCAGGCCCGACAAGCGGTCGGCACTGGCGGCTTTGGTGGAGCAGGACGCCTGGCGAGCTATGGAAGCCGAAAAAGCCCCTGGCAAGAAGAAACTGCTGTTCCGGCTTTATCAGAGTATCGCGCTCAGCCCCGAAGCCCGCAACCAGCTTTATAACATCTGGAATGAGCAGAAAGCCCCGGCGGGCGTTACCCTCACCGAAGATGATTATACCGCCCTGGCGCTTGCACTGGCCGTTCGGGATTATCCGGCCGAAGGTATTCTGACCCGGCAACTGGCCCGTATCAAAAACCCGGACCGCCAAAATCGACTGAAATTCATGATGCCCGCCCTATCGTCAGATGTAGCCGAGCGCGACGCTTTTTTTGGTTCGCTGGCGTCTGAAACCAACCGCGAGCATGAAGCCTGGGTAACATCGGCGCTGGGGTATCTGCACCACCCGCTACGAGCCGAAACCTCAGCGAAATACCTCCCCAAAAGCCTTGACCTACTGGAAGAAATCCAGCGAACCGGCGATATTTTCTTTCCTGAATCGTGGCTGCGGTCGACGTTTTCCAACTACCAGACACCCGAAACAGCTCAGCTAGTGCGCACGTTTCTGGCCGACCGACCGACGTACAATGCCCGGCTGCGAGCCAAGTTGCTTCAGGCGGCCGACGGCCCGTTCCGAGCCAGTAAGTTAGTATTCTAG